A single Vulpes vulpes isolate BD-2025 chromosome 16, VulVul3, whole genome shotgun sequence DNA region contains:
- the C1GALT1C1L gene encoding LOW QUALITY PROTEIN: C1GALT1-specific chaperone 1-like protein (The sequence of the model RefSeq protein was modified relative to this genomic sequence to represent the inferred CDS: inserted 5 bases in 3 codons; deleted 1 base in 1 codon; substituted 5 bases at 5 genomic stop codons), with product MVNIFKNDMWLEIRPTYKXVFEKRGDNYNWFFLAHPTTFAVIDNSVYLPFTRALTXPFYMGHTIXHGNLQTLAVEGEIVKSRVXDSLLSKSEKCADXSVIWKSSEDIRLVVSLKXAGVLAENAEXFXGRVVFNTNPFAHLIQETMCNNPQQVVEGCCLGMAIIFNGPTPRKVIVMMYGVHWLRAFIISTQHKWTKTEIGTESRVLL from the exons atggttaatatttttaaaaatgacatgtgGTTAGAGATAAGGCCAACTTACAA TGTCTTTGAAAAGCGTGGCGACAACTACAACTGGTTCTTTCTTGCACATCCCACTACG TTTGCTGTCATTGACAATTCAGTGTATCTGCCGTTTACTAGGGCTTTAACATGACCTTTCTATATGGGCCACACTAT ACATGGCAACCTCCAAACCCTGGCTGTGGAAGGAGAAATTGTCAAGTCTAGAGTCTGAGACAGCCTTCTCAGTAAGTCTGAGAAGTGTGCAGATTGAAGTGTGATTTGGAAATCATCTGAAGACATTCGGCTGGTGGTCAGCCTCAAATAAGCTGGAGTTCTTGCAGAAAATGCGG GCTTCTAAGGAAGAGTTGTATTTAATACAAATCCATTTGCACATCTTATTCAAGAGACAATGTGTAATAACCCTCAGCAAGTAGTAGAAGGCTGCTGTTTAGGTAtggctattatttttaatgggcCAACTCCCAGAAAGGTGATAGTAATGATGTATGGTGTACACTGGCTCAGGGCATTCATTATTTCAACA cagcacaaATGGACCAAGACAGAAATTGGCACTGAGAGTAGAGTGCTGCTGTAA